In Nocardioides faecalis, the following proteins share a genomic window:
- a CDS encoding Glu/Leu/Phe/Val dehydrogenase dimerization domain-containing protein codes for MTPTTAPVAAPENEGTDMLDLLHRFETTAPEIVFEWHDAETEAKGWAVINSLRGGAAGGGTRMRAGLDRAEVEALAKTMEVKFTVSGPAIGGAKSGIDFDPNDPRRAGVLARWFKAVAPLLKTYYGTGGDLNVDEVHDVIPLTERYGLWHPQEGIVNGHFAADER; via the coding sequence ATGACGCCCACGACCGCCCCGGTGGCGGCCCCCGAGAACGAAGGAACCGACATGTTGGACCTGCTGCACCGCTTCGAGACCACGGCGCCGGAGATCGTCTTCGAGTGGCACGACGCCGAGACCGAGGCGAAGGGGTGGGCGGTGATCAACTCCCTGCGCGGCGGCGCCGCGGGCGGCGGCACCCGGATGCGCGCGGGCCTCGACCGTGCCGAGGTGGAGGCGCTGGCCAAGACGATGGAGGTGAAGTTCACCGTCTCCGGGCCAGCCATCGGCGGCGCGAAGTCCGGCATCGACTTCGACCCGAACGACCCGCGCCGCGCCGGGGTGCTCGCCCGCTGGTTCAAGGCGGTGGCCCCGCTGCTCAAGACGTACTACGGCACCGGCGGCGACCTGAACGTCGACGAGGTGCACGACGTCATCCCGCTGACCGAGCGCTACGGCCTGTGGCACCCGCAGGAGGGCATCGTGAACGGCCACTTCGCCGCCGACGAGCGGTGA
- a CDS encoding FAD-binding dehydrogenase — translation MTTYDVGVQGFEPDAIVVGAGLAGLVATYEATRAGRRVLVLDQENRANLGGQAWWSLGGLFLVDSPEQRRMGIRDSAELAWQDWQGSAGFDRTAAGTAGTPGEDHWARQWAQAYVDFAAGEKRAYLRELGLRLLPFVGWAERGRGDAAGHGNSVPRFHLTWGTGPEVVRVFLDKVLAAEQAGLVRFGFRHRVDALVRDGDAVTGVRGAVLAPSDVERGAPSSREEVSPFELHAPAVVLTTGGIGHNHDLIRAAWPVERLGPVPKYLISGVPAYVDGRGLGIARDAGARLVNADRMWHYTEGIHNWDPVWPDHAIRIIPGPSSLWFDATGKRFAAPNYPGFDSLGTLAAIGATGYDYSWFVLTQSIIEKEFALSGSEQNPDITGKDLKVMLRARLAKGAPGPVERFKTDGVDFVVADTLEELVAGMNRIVDGDSPARGPHLDAADLRRQIEARDAELGNAFSKDFQLMAIGNARRSRTDRVIRVAKPHRVLDPAHGPLVAVRLNILTRKTLGGVMTDLDSRAVDAGGAVVPGLYAAGEVAGFGGGGVHGYNALEGTFLGGCIFSGRAAGRAIARG, via the coding sequence GTGACGACGTACGACGTGGGAGTGCAGGGGTTCGAGCCGGACGCGATCGTGGTGGGGGCGGGGCTCGCGGGACTGGTGGCGACGTACGAGGCGACCCGGGCGGGCAGGCGGGTGCTCGTGCTGGACCAGGAGAACCGCGCCAACCTGGGCGGGCAGGCGTGGTGGTCGCTGGGCGGGCTCTTCCTCGTCGACTCCCCCGAGCAGCGCCGGATGGGCATCCGCGACTCCGCGGAGCTCGCCTGGCAGGACTGGCAGGGCTCCGCCGGGTTCGACCGCACCGCCGCGGGCACCGCCGGCACGCCGGGTGAGGACCACTGGGCCCGGCAGTGGGCGCAGGCGTACGTCGACTTCGCGGCCGGGGAGAAGCGGGCCTACCTGCGCGAGCTGGGGCTGCGGCTGCTGCCGTTCGTGGGCTGGGCCGAGCGCGGCCGCGGCGACGCGGCCGGCCACGGCAACTCGGTGCCGCGCTTCCACCTCACCTGGGGCACTGGGCCGGAGGTGGTGCGGGTGTTCCTGGACAAGGTGCTCGCCGCCGAGCAGGCCGGGCTGGTCCGGTTCGGCTTCCGGCACCGCGTCGACGCGTTGGTCCGCGACGGCGACGCGGTCACCGGGGTGCGCGGCGCCGTGCTGGCGCCCTCCGACGTCGAGCGCGGTGCCCCGTCGAGCCGCGAGGAGGTCTCGCCGTTCGAGCTGCACGCACCCGCGGTGGTGCTCACCACCGGCGGCATCGGGCACAACCACGACCTGATCCGCGCGGCCTGGCCGGTCGAGCGCCTGGGACCGGTGCCGAAGTACCTGATCAGCGGCGTCCCGGCGTACGTCGACGGCCGCGGCCTGGGCATCGCCCGTGACGCCGGCGCCCGGCTGGTCAACGCCGACCGGATGTGGCACTACACCGAGGGCATCCACAACTGGGACCCGGTGTGGCCCGACCACGCGATCCGGATCATCCCCGGACCGTCGTCGCTGTGGTTCGACGCGACGGGCAAACGCTTCGCCGCGCCCAACTACCCCGGCTTCGACAGCCTCGGCACGCTCGCTGCGATCGGCGCGACCGGCTACGACTACAGCTGGTTCGTGCTCACCCAGTCGATCATCGAGAAGGAGTTCGCACTCTCAGGCTCCGAGCAGAACCCCGACATCACCGGCAAGGACCTCAAGGTGATGCTGCGGGCCCGGCTCGCCAAGGGCGCGCCCGGGCCGGTGGAGCGGTTCAAGACCGACGGGGTGGACTTCGTCGTGGCCGACACCCTCGAGGAGCTGGTGGCGGGGATGAACCGGATCGTCGACGGCGACTCCCCCGCGCGCGGCCCGCACCTGGACGCCGCCGACCTGCGCCGCCAGATCGAGGCCCGCGACGCGGAGCTGGGCAACGCGTTCAGCAAGGACTTCCAGCTGATGGCGATCGGAAACGCCCGCCGCTCGCGCACCGACCGGGTGATCCGGGTGGCCAAGCCGCACCGGGTCCTCGACCCCGCACACGGCCCGCTCGTCGCCGTACGGCTGAACATCCTGACCCGCAAGACGCTCGGCGGCGTGATGACGGACCTGGACTCACGCGCCGTGGACGCAGGCGGCGCCGTCGTCCCCGGCCTGTACGCCGCCGGCGAGGTCGCCGGGTTCGGTGGTGGCGGGGTGCACGGCTACAACGCGCTGGAGGGCACGTTCCTGGGCGGCTGCATCTTCTCCGGACGGGCCGCCGGGCGGGCGATCGCGCGCGGCTGA
- a CDS encoding PGPGW domain-containing protein, producing MTGAAKRLLLETLGWLLLVAGVAALVLPGPGLLLIAAGLAVLSRQYAWADNLLEPVLLRALRAAAEGVETWPRILMSTLFALGIGAVGVLWLAGPEAPGWWPLDAAWWLLGGPWTGVTLLVSCVIALVLIVYSYRRFHDNPDAVAALQGEIEEADEEAHEQRERMRHLRERRAHEHPEEPGKHSGDAPGKQPGDER from the coding sequence ATGACCGGGGCGGCGAAGCGACTGCTGCTGGAGACCCTCGGCTGGCTGCTGCTCGTCGCCGGGGTGGCCGCCCTGGTGCTGCCCGGCCCGGGCCTGCTGCTGATCGCGGCCGGGCTGGCGGTGCTGTCGCGGCAGTACGCCTGGGCGGACAACCTGCTCGAACCGGTGCTGCTGCGCGCGCTGCGCGCCGCCGCCGAGGGCGTGGAGACCTGGCCGCGGATCCTGATGTCGACGCTCTTCGCGCTGGGCATCGGCGCCGTCGGCGTGCTGTGGCTGGCCGGCCCGGAAGCACCCGGCTGGTGGCCGCTCGACGCCGCCTGGTGGCTGCTCGGCGGGCCCTGGACGGGGGTCACCCTGCTGGTGTCCTGCGTCATCGCGCTGGTGCTGATCGTCTACTCCTACCGCCGCTTCCACGACAACCCCGACGCGGTCGCCGCTCTGCAGGGCGAGATCGAGGAGGCCGACGAGGAGGCCCACGAGCAGCGCGAGCGGATGCGCCACCTGCGGGAGCGGCGCGCCCACGAGCACCCGGAGGAGCCTGGGAAGCACTCTGGTGACGCGCCTGGGAAGCAGCCGGGGGACGAGCGGTGA
- a CDS encoding Lrp/AsnC family transcriptional regulator, with product MAGFLALDQVDLALLGALSEHPRAGDLELSRLTDVARATVASRLRRMGEAGVIADWDPTIDVAAAGFEVQAFVTLEISQGALDEVADHLRDIPQVLSASVTTGSGDVLCQVATRSHPELQATLVRIDQSSSVVRSTSVMVLSVLVEPRVLPLLASADPAPSRRAPAYRG from the coding sequence ATGGCCGGATTCCTCGCCCTGGACCAGGTGGACCTGGCGCTGCTCGGTGCGCTGAGCGAGCACCCGCGAGCCGGCGACCTCGAGCTGTCCCGGCTCACCGACGTCGCCCGCGCCACCGTCGCCAGCCGGCTGCGCCGGATGGGCGAGGCGGGGGTGATCGCGGACTGGGACCCGACGATCGACGTGGCCGCGGCCGGCTTCGAGGTGCAGGCGTTCGTCACGCTGGAGATCTCCCAGGGCGCGCTCGACGAGGTGGCCGACCACCTGCGCGACATCCCGCAGGTGCTCTCGGCCTCCGTCACGACCGGCTCCGGCGACGTGCTCTGCCAGGTCGCGACCCGCTCGCACCCCGAGCTGCAGGCGACGCTGGTGCGCATCGACCAGTCCTCGTCGGTGGTGCGCTCCACGAGCGTGATGGTGCTGTCGGTGCTCGTGGAGCCCCGGGTGCTGCCGCTGCTGGCCAGCGCCGACCCGGCCCCCAGCCGCCGCGCCCCGGCGTACCGCGGCTGA
- a CDS encoding adenylate/guanylate cyclase domain-containing protein, producing MVRRHAPPRRGPFGSRLLGPRDQDPLRLRIRIQVLLTLLLLTTNLLGALVVFVINTWAIPSPAPSRAMVVALAIAIPSYVVLAALVGVVWGTTKSLRALRWATQPEVDPDRTQRTRALRVPLHLTVLQFLIWLVGTVLFTVLTVVLQPSRALGTGLTVGIGAVVVAGISYLLTEFSLRPIAARALSDSRVTHQVRGVGVGPRLTIFWLLGTGAPVIGLLIAAILALTPSNDADLEQLAVVTIVVGAAVLVFGFLLTDLSARAVVAPVLSVRDAMRAVEAGQLDTDVVVYDGTELGQLQSGFNDMVAGLRERERIRDLFGRHVGQEVATAAARLGVGEIELGGETRVCSVLFVDLTGSTSYATQHGPAEVVAVLNRFFAVVVDEVDVHHGLVNKFIGDAALAIFGAPVELATHAASALAAARSMAARLAAEVPEIGAGIGVATGQVVAGNVGHLQRFEYTVIGDAVNSAARLSDLAKVMPGCVAATAVTVEAARDSGPEGRAEAEHWAEQGETVLRGRPGPTRLAVPRVHAERLAEHS from the coding sequence ATGGTGCGCCGTCACGCTCCCCCGCGGCGCGGCCCTTTCGGCTCCCGGCTGCTCGGCCCCCGCGACCAGGACCCGCTGCGGCTGCGGATCCGCATCCAGGTGCTGCTCACGCTGCTGCTGCTCACCACGAACCTCCTCGGTGCGCTCGTGGTGTTCGTGATCAACACCTGGGCGATCCCCTCCCCCGCTCCGTCGCGGGCGATGGTGGTGGCGCTGGCCATCGCGATCCCCAGCTACGTGGTCCTCGCCGCGCTGGTCGGCGTGGTGTGGGGCACCACCAAGTCGCTGAGGGCGCTGCGCTGGGCCACCCAGCCCGAGGTCGACCCGGACCGCACCCAACGCACCCGCGCCCTGCGGGTGCCGCTGCACCTGACCGTGCTGCAGTTCCTGATCTGGCTGGTCGGCACGGTGCTGTTCACGGTGCTCACCGTGGTGCTGCAGCCCTCCCGTGCGCTCGGCACCGGCTTGACGGTGGGCATCGGCGCCGTCGTCGTCGCCGGCATCTCCTACCTGCTCACCGAGTTCTCGCTGCGCCCCATCGCCGCGCGGGCGCTCAGCGACTCCCGGGTGACCCACCAGGTGCGCGGCGTCGGCGTCGGGCCGCGGCTGACCATCTTCTGGCTGCTCGGCACGGGAGCGCCGGTCATCGGGCTGCTGATCGCCGCGATCCTCGCGCTCACCCCCAGCAACGACGCCGACCTGGAGCAGCTCGCCGTGGTCACCATCGTGGTCGGCGCCGCCGTGCTGGTCTTCGGCTTCCTGCTCACCGACCTCAGCGCCCGCGCCGTCGTCGCCCCGGTGCTCTCGGTGCGCGACGCGATGCGCGCCGTGGAGGCCGGACAGCTCGACACCGATGTCGTCGTGTACGACGGCACCGAGCTCGGCCAGCTGCAGAGCGGCTTCAACGACATGGTCGCCGGGCTGCGCGAGCGCGAGCGGATCCGCGACCTCTTCGGGCGCCACGTCGGGCAGGAGGTCGCCACCGCCGCCGCGCGGCTCGGGGTCGGCGAGATCGAGCTCGGCGGCGAGACCCGGGTGTGCTCGGTGCTGTTCGTGGACCTGACCGGCTCCACGTCGTACGCCACGCAGCACGGGCCGGCCGAGGTCGTCGCGGTGCTCAACCGGTTCTTCGCGGTCGTGGTCGACGAGGTGGACGTGCACCACGGCCTGGTCAACAAGTTCATCGGCGACGCGGCGCTGGCCATCTTCGGGGCGCCGGTCGAGCTGGCCACCCACGCCGCGTCCGCGCTCGCCGCCGCCCGGTCGATGGCCGCCCGCCTGGCCGCAGAGGTCCCCGAGATCGGCGCTGGCATCGGGGTCGCCACCGGGCAGGTCGTGGCCGGCAACGTGGGCCACCTGCAACGCTTCGAGTACACCGTCATCGGCGACGCGGTGAACTCCGCCGCCCGGCTCTCCGACCTGGCCAAGGTGATGCCCGGCTGCGTGGCCGCCACCGCGGTGACCGTGGAGGCCGCGCGGGACTCCGGCCCCGAGGGCCGGGCCGAGGCCGAGCACTGGGCCGAGCAGGGCGAGACCGTCCTGCGCGGACGGCCCGGGCCGACCCGGTTGGCCGTGCCGCGGGTGCACGCCGAGCGCTTGGCGGAGCACTCGTGA
- a CDS encoding nuclear transport factor 2 family protein: protein MTGSSAVAFTAAEITEAYAAFHDRVAGFAATGDWSGYADLFTPDAVYVEHAMGTFAGREEIRAWVTRTMTSYPGRLMPSFPIGWQVVDAEQNRLVCEVGNPMPDPGDGTELCEPNITIMTYAGDGLFSREEDVYNPLRFHAMALRWARIAAAHGNADDDVLAWLEKFGGAR, encoded by the coding sequence ATGACCGGTTCGTCCGCAGTCGCGTTCACCGCTGCAGAGATCACCGAGGCGTACGCCGCCTTCCACGACCGGGTCGCCGGTTTCGCGGCCACCGGGGACTGGTCCGGCTACGCCGACCTGTTCACCCCCGACGCCGTGTACGTCGAGCACGCCATGGGCACCTTCGCCGGCCGTGAGGAGATCCGGGCGTGGGTGACGCGGACGATGACGTCGTACCCGGGGCGGTTGATGCCGTCGTTCCCGATCGGGTGGCAGGTCGTCGACGCCGAGCAGAACCGGCTGGTGTGCGAGGTGGGGAACCCGATGCCGGATCCCGGCGACGGCACCGAGCTGTGCGAGCCGAACATCACGATCATGACGTACGCCGGCGACGGGCTCTTCTCCCGCGAGGAGGACGTCTACAACCCGCTGCGCTTCCACGCCATGGCGCTGCGGTGGGCGCGGATCGCCGCCGCGCACGGCAACGCCGACGACGACGTGCTGGCCTGGCTGGAGAAGTTCGGGGGTGCGCGATGA
- a CDS encoding sugar O-acetyltransferase: MTEPTPRAGDPLGADPLGDDSRSMHERMLAGDLYLADDPEIVEAHLRAVDLATAYNATTAREDAERERLLGELLGAVGAETRIRPPLHVDYGSRIRIGARCFVNFGLVALDVVDIVIGDDVQIGPNVQLLTPTHPLEAGLRRAKWEAAQPITIGDNVWLGGGVIVCPGVTIGANTVVGAGSVVTGDLPAGVLALGTPARVVRELPD; encoded by the coding sequence GTGACGGAACCGACTCCTCGCGCCGGCGATCCGCTGGGCGCCGACCCGCTGGGCGACGACTCACGCAGCATGCACGAGCGGATGCTCGCCGGCGACCTCTACCTGGCTGATGACCCCGAGATCGTCGAGGCGCACCTGCGTGCCGTCGACCTGGCCACCGCCTACAACGCCACCACGGCGCGCGAGGACGCCGAGCGGGAACGGCTGCTCGGCGAGCTCCTCGGCGCGGTCGGGGCGGAGACCAGGATCCGCCCGCCGTTGCACGTCGACTACGGCAGCCGGATCCGGATCGGCGCCCGCTGCTTCGTGAACTTCGGACTGGTGGCCCTCGACGTCGTCGACATCGTCATCGGCGACGACGTGCAGATCGGGCCGAACGTGCAGCTGCTCACCCCCACCCACCCGCTCGAGGCCGGCCTGCGCCGCGCCAAGTGGGAGGCCGCACAACCGATCACGATCGGCGACAACGTGTGGCTCGGCGGCGGCGTGATCGTGTGCCCCGGCGTCACCATCGGCGCGAACACGGTGGTCGGCGCCGGCTCCGTGGTCACCGGCGACCTGCCCGCGGGCGTGCTCGCGCTCGGCACCCCGGCCCGTGTGGTGCGTGAGCTGCCCGACTGA
- a CDS encoding phosphoenolpyruvate carboxykinase (GTP), whose protein sequence is MVDVERTLDEAGLTNPHVREYVAHWAGITGAERIEVVSAADDARLIQESLDAGELLPAGEGLYYSRSYYKDTARAEERTIVATSDENDKGIYNNWKPAAEMKPKLVELMTGASAGKTMYVIPYLMAPKGSPLENFAAGVELTDNRNVVLQMIRMARVGVEFINDLGDSFVKAVHVTGDLPNLGQGTADDKRYFVTVADERTILHFGSSYGGNALLGKIAHGLRQGAYDGWKNGFLVEQFMLLGITDKETGKKYNVCGGFPSASGKTNLAMTLAPDALGDRYYVEFYGDDIAWLWVGDDGKLYGMNPENGVFGVAKDTNEKTNPTAIESIVPGTGAIFTNVAYNSKTHEVWWEGKSEKPTDLDGWEDWKGDKIADRSEDEVDAPWAHPNSRFTTTLANVPNVAKDFEDPAGVEIHGIIFGGRTRDREPLIRAINDIAEGVYDGLTLGAEATAAADGLEGVLRYDPMSMRPFMSYAEADYAAHWLEVLGRAQVKPIFAHVNWFQRGEDGRFLWPGYRENLRPLVWLMQYLNGEVEGVTTPVGVLPKREELLLEGLDEQALADLDTVLSIDVARWRQEMGHREKHLAQFDGLPEEIWEAHRRVAADLEEA, encoded by the coding sequence ATGGTGGATGTGGAGCGGACGCTCGATGAGGCGGGCCTCACGAACCCCCACGTTCGGGAGTATGTCGCGCACTGGGCTGGCATCACGGGTGCCGAGCGCATCGAGGTCGTCTCCGCGGCCGACGACGCACGCCTGATCCAGGAGTCCCTGGACGCGGGCGAGCTGCTCCCCGCCGGCGAGGGCCTGTACTACTCGCGGTCCTACTACAAGGACACCGCGCGGGCCGAGGAGCGCACCATCGTCGCCACCAGCGACGAGAACGACAAGGGCATCTACAACAACTGGAAGCCCGCCGCCGAGATGAAGCCGAAGCTCGTCGAGCTGATGACCGGCGCCTCGGCAGGCAAGACCATGTACGTCATCCCGTACCTGATGGCGCCGAAGGGTTCTCCGCTGGAGAACTTCGCCGCGGGTGTGGAGCTGACGGACAACCGCAACGTCGTGCTGCAGATGATCCGCATGGCCCGCGTGGGCGTGGAGTTCATCAACGACCTCGGCGACTCCTTCGTCAAGGCCGTCCACGTCACCGGGGACCTGCCGAACCTCGGCCAGGGCACCGCCGACGACAAGCGGTACTTCGTCACGGTCGCCGACGAGCGCACCATCCTGCACTTCGGCTCCTCCTACGGCGGCAACGCGCTGCTGGGCAAGATCGCCCACGGCCTGCGCCAGGGTGCCTACGACGGCTGGAAGAACGGCTTCCTCGTGGAGCAGTTCATGCTGCTGGGCATCACGGACAAGGAGACCGGCAAGAAGTACAACGTCTGCGGCGGCTTCCCGTCGGCCTCCGGCAAGACCAACCTCGCGATGACGCTCGCCCCCGACGCGCTGGGCGACCGCTACTACGTCGAGTTCTACGGCGACGACATCGCGTGGCTGTGGGTCGGCGACGACGGCAAGCTCTACGGGATGAACCCGGAGAACGGTGTCTTCGGTGTCGCCAAGGACACCAACGAGAAGACCAACCCGACCGCGATCGAGTCGATCGTCCCGGGCACCGGCGCCATCTTCACCAACGTCGCCTACAACTCCAAGACCCACGAGGTCTGGTGGGAGGGCAAGTCGGAGAAGCCGACCGACCTCGACGGCTGGGAGGACTGGAAGGGCGACAAGATCGCCGACCGGTCCGAGGACGAGGTCGACGCCCCGTGGGCGCACCCGAACAGCCGCTTCACCACCACGCTGGCGAACGTGCCGAACGTGGCGAAGGACTTCGAGGACCCGGCCGGTGTCGAGATCCACGGCATCATCTTCGGTGGCCGTACCCGGGACCGCGAGCCGCTGATCCGCGCGATCAACGACATCGCCGAGGGCGTGTACGACGGCCTCACCCTGGGCGCCGAGGCGACCGCCGCGGCCGACGGCCTCGAGGGCGTGCTCCGCTACGACCCGATGTCGATGCGTCCGTTCATGTCGTACGCCGAGGCCGACTACGCCGCGCACTGGCTCGAGGTGCTCGGCCGGGCGCAGGTCAAGCCGATCTTCGCCCACGTCAACTGGTTCCAGCGCGGCGAGGACGGCCGCTTCCTGTGGCCGGGCTACCGCGAGAACCTGCGGCCGCTGGTGTGGCTCATGCAGTACCTCAACGGCGAGGTCGAGGGTGTCACCACGCCCGTCGGCGTCCTGCCGAAGCGCGAGGAGCTGCTGCTCGAGGGTCTCGACGAGCAGGCGCTCGCCGACCTCGACACGGTGCTCAGCATCGATGTCGCCCGCTGGCGGCAGGAGATGGGCCACCGCGAGAAGCACCTCGCCCAGTTCGACGGCCTGCCCGAGGAGATCTGGGAGGCGCACCGCCGCGTCGCCGCCGACCTCGAAGAGGCCTGA
- the hppD gene encoding 4-hydroxyphenylpyruvate dioxygenase, which translates to MTLQETLTDTERLAELDLDTLRRLVGLVAHDPDADPFPVTGWDAVVWTVGNALQTSHFLVSAFGMELVAYTGPETGNRDHVGYVLRSGAARFVITGGVDPASRLLDHHRRHGDGVVDVALEVPDVDRCIAHARASGATVLVEPHDVSDAHGTVRIAAIAAYGDTRHTLVQRTVDGRTYDGPYLPGYVARSSSYRRREGAPRRIFQALDHVVGNVELGRMDEWVDFYHRVMGFTDMAEFVGDDIATDYSALMSKVVANGNHRVKFPLNEPAIARKRSQIDEYLEFYDGPGVQHLALATNDILAAVDALRAEGVQFLDTPDSYYSDPGLRARIGEVRVPVAELAERGILVDRDEDGYLLQIFTKPIGDRPTVFFELIERHGSLGFGKGNFKALFEAIEREQERRGNLDGPRNLDGPRNLDAPGA; encoded by the coding sequence ATGACGCTGCAGGAGACCCTCACCGACACCGAGCGCCTCGCCGAGCTCGACCTGGACACCCTGCGCCGCCTCGTCGGCCTGGTCGCGCACGACCCCGACGCGGACCCCTTCCCGGTGACCGGCTGGGACGCCGTGGTGTGGACGGTCGGCAACGCCCTGCAGACCAGCCACTTCCTCGTCTCGGCCTTCGGCATGGAGCTGGTCGCCTACACCGGGCCGGAGACCGGCAACCGCGACCACGTCGGCTACGTGCTGCGCAGCGGTGCGGCCCGGTTCGTCATCACCGGCGGCGTCGACCCGGCCAGCCGCCTGCTCGACCACCACCGCCGCCACGGCGACGGCGTCGTCGACGTCGCCCTCGAGGTGCCCGACGTGGACCGCTGCATCGCGCACGCCCGCGCCAGCGGCGCGACGGTCCTGGTCGAGCCGCACGACGTCTCCGACGCCCACGGCACCGTGCGGATCGCCGCGATCGCCGCCTACGGCGACACCCGGCACACGCTGGTCCAGCGCACCGTCGACGGTCGCACGTACGACGGCCCGTACCTGCCCGGCTACGTGGCCCGCTCCTCGTCGTACCGCCGCCGGGAGGGGGCGCCGCGACGGATCTTCCAGGCGCTCGACCACGTGGTCGGGAACGTCGAGCTGGGCCGGATGGATGAGTGGGTGGACTTCTACCACCGGGTGATGGGGTTCACCGACATGGCGGAGTTCGTCGGCGACGACATCGCCACCGACTACTCGGCGCTGATGAGCAAGGTGGTGGCGAACGGCAACCACCGGGTGAAGTTCCCGCTCAACGAGCCGGCGATCGCCCGCAAGCGCTCCCAGATCGACGAGTACTTGGAGTTCTACGACGGCCCCGGCGTGCAGCACCTGGCGCTGGCCACCAACGACATCCTCGCCGCCGTCGACGCACTGCGCGCCGAAGGCGTGCAGTTCCTCGACACCCCGGACTCCTACTACTCCGACCCCGGCCTGCGGGCGCGGATCGGCGAGGTCCGGGTGCCCGTCGCCGAGCTCGCCGAGCGCGGGATCCTGGTCGACCGTGACGAGGACGGCTACCTGCTGCAGATCTTCACCAAGCCGATCGGGGACCGGCCCACGGTCTTCTTCGAGCTGATCGAGCGGCACGGCTCGCTGGGGTTCGGCAAGGGCAACTTCAAGGCGCTGTTCGAGGCCATCGAGCGGGAGCAGGAGCGCCGCGGCAACCTGGACGGCCCACGCAACCTGGACGGCCCGCGCAACCTGGACGCCCCGGGGGCCTGA